From Coffea arabica cultivar ET-39 chromosome 2e, Coffea Arabica ET-39 HiFi, whole genome shotgun sequence, the proteins below share one genomic window:
- the LOC113732730 gene encoding uncharacterized protein, with translation MDISEKLSEAMKLSEEKKNRVQALMYLATSEWKEYDGHLLQMQNCFEECFNGLESKQEKLKLVQESVSQSMTKLDLRRVWVEQMFKELGKKEKLMKELLQRMEEKEMLLGKYKDFVDEKIKDLALKEGHFQGLFGELRLFQNQMERRENEIDEKEKRLEKRKEELEVREEILELKLKLVSIRGCDEEEKAGGNAPYNPPPLKRCGNLAWGSGKILDADEEVMNLEEESSHRSKRSCIDGKNAGQVTADDLGKSGLGDIDVKEVMAKAFCTQNIIVIDDSDSDTDSKDNIVSNPINSSGSFYDDTEKEKLVSRFKYGQTWACYDGKDIIPKAYAQIMTVFQRGGIIRLGVAWLKPLWGFPGENKWINAGLPVGCGMFERERTSVEAATVFSHQVCCLEKVHNRYCVLPGAGETWAIYKDWDIFAWACDPENHRQCKYEIVEVLEYQTSGSSLFDIRVACLDKMGGSLNSFQRRRQDEDGSFLIRSSNLYRFSHKVPSVRKACNVPGDVSDVTFDIEPESMPPGL, from the exons atggacaTTTCAGAAAAATTATCTGAGGCAATGAAACTCAGTGAAGAAAAGAAGAACAGAGTCCAAGCTCTAATGTACTTGGCGACAAGTGAATGGAAGGAATATGATGGCCATTTATTACAGATGCAGAACTGTTTCGAGGAATGCTTTAATGGGCTTGAGTCAAAACAGGAGAAATTGAAGCTGGTTCAAGAATCAGTCAGCCAGAGCATGACAAAACTTGATTTAAGGAGAGTATGGGTAGAGCAGATGTTTAAGGAGTTAGGTAAAAAGGAAAAGTTGATGAAAGAGCTTCTGCAGAGGATGGAAGAGAAGGAAATGCTGCTTGGGAAGTATAAGGATTTTGTCGATGAAAAGATAAAGGATCTTGCTTTAAAAGAGGGGCATTTTCAGGGTCTTTTTGGGGAGCTCAGGCTGTTTCAAAATCAGATGGAGAGAAGGGAAAATGAGATTgatgagaaagagaaaagattAGAGAAGCGCAAGGAAGAACTTGAAGTGAGGGAGGAGATTTTGGAGTTAAAGTTGAAACTTGTTTCGATTCGCGGGTGTGATGAAGAAGAGAAGGCGGGGGGTAATGCACCTTATAATCCTCCACCATTGAAGAGATGTGGTAACCTGGCATGGGGCTCCGGAAAAATTCTTGATGCTGATGAAGAAGTGATGAACTTGGAAGAAGAAAGCAGCCATCGGTCTAAAAGAAGCTGCATAGATGGAAAAAATGCTGGACAGGTTACAGCTGATGATCTTGGTAAATCAG GGTTGGGTGATATAGACGTAAAAGAAGTCATGGCAAAGGCTTTTTGCACTCAAAATATCATAGTTATTGATGATTCTGACTCAGATACTGATTCCAAGGACAATATTGTTTCAAATCCGATTAATAGTTCTGGGTCTTTCTATGATGATACTGAGAAGGAGAAACTAGTTAGCCGATTTAAGTATGGTCAAACCTGGGCTTGTTATGATGGAAAAGATATAATACCAAAAGCTTATGCCCAAATCATGACAGTTTTCCAACGCGGTGGAATAATTAGGCTTGGTGTTGCTTGGCTCAAGCCTTTATGGGGGTTTCCTGGTGAAAACAAGTGGATCAATGCTGGCTTACCAGTTGGCTGTGGGATGTTTGAACGGGAGAGAACAAGTGTGGAAGCTGCAACTGTATTCTCACATCAAGTTTGTTGTCTTGAAAAAGTGCACAATCGTTACTGCGTACTTCCTGGTGCAGGAGAGACTTGGGCCATTTATAAGGACTGGGATATATTTGCCTGGGCCTGTGACCCAGAAAATCATAGGCAGTGTAAGTATGAAATTGTGGAGGTTCTTGAATATCAGACAAGTGGTTCTTCACTATTTGACATTAGAGTTGCTTGCTTGGACAAAATGGGAGGATCGTTAAATTCATTTCAGAGAAGAAGACAGGATGAGGATGGTTCATTTCTGATAAGGTCTAGTAACCTCTATAGGTTCTCACATAAAGTACCCTCTGTTCGGAAGGCCTGCAATGTTCCTGGTGATGTTTCAGATGTTACGTTTGACATTGAACCTGAATCCATGCCTCCAGGACTTTGA